One Acutalibacter muris DNA window includes the following coding sequences:
- a CDS encoding DUF3991 domain-containing protein, translating to MSGFIPFTDEQKEKARRTDLAGLLRSQGETLRKSGSELEWLDGSQKVTIRGNLWFHQYEQVGGDSIDFVRKFYHKSYPEAMEYLLGQSGGVLSVMSPARKVTPKFELPPANDNMRRVFAYLLNRRGIDKDVLYAFVHKKMIYESAQYHNVVFVGFDKDGTPRHANKRGTGSVSTYKGNAVGSVPEYSFHWNGRSDRLLRLATSVKLRSAA from the coding sequence ATGTCAGGATTTATTCCTTTTACAGACGAGCAGAAAGAAAAGGCTCGGCGCACCGATCTGGCTGGATTGCTCCGCAGCCAGGGTGAAACACTTCGCAAGTCAGGCTCGGAATTGGAGTGGCTGGATGGTTCGCAGAAGGTCACCATCCGGGGCAATTTGTGGTTCCACCAATACGAGCAGGTGGGCGGCGACTCCATCGACTTCGTGAGAAAATTTTATCACAAATCCTATCCAGAAGCAATGGAATATTTGTTGGGGCAGAGTGGCGGTGTGCTTTCCGTCATGTCGCCTGCAAGAAAGGTTACGCCCAAATTTGAATTGCCGCCTGCCAACGATAATATGCGGCGGGTGTTCGCCTACCTGCTGAACCGGCGCGGTATCGATAAAGATGTGCTGTATGCTTTTGTCCATAAGAAGATGATATACGAATCCGCACAGTACCACAACGTGGTATTCGTAGGTTTTGATAAAGACGGCACTCCACGCCACGCCAACAAACGTGGTACTGGTTCAGTCTCCACCTATAAGGGCAACGCAGTTGGGAGTGTGCCGGAGTACAGTTTTCATTGGAACGGTAGGAGCGACAGGCTATTGAGATTGGCAACCAGTGTCAAATTACGGTCAGCGGCGTAG
- a CDS encoding RNA polymerase sigma factor — protein sequence MDNGASSYRRFLEGDDNGIVEIIRDYKDGLILFLNRYVNNIHIAEELAEDTFFKIVTRKPRFIASGSFKAWLYTIGRNMAINYMRRAKKISDASIEDITASSDECNLEESYIREEQKIVIHRALSKINPDYSKVLYLKFFEDLDNEQIAVVLKKNRRQIENMIYQAKQALKFELGKEGFHYEGL from the coding sequence ATGGATAACGGTGCAAGTAGCTACCGCCGTTTCCTTGAAGGTGATGATAATGGAATCGTTGAGATAATCAGGGATTACAAAGATGGTCTAATTCTCTTTTTGAATCGCTATGTCAACAACATTCATATTGCGGAAGAATTAGCAGAGGACACCTTTTTCAAAATTGTCACCAGAAAGCCACGGTTTATTGCAAGCGGCTCTTTCAAAGCATGGCTATATACGATTGGCCGGAATATGGCAATAAACTATATGAGGCGGGCCAAAAAGATTTCGGATGCCTCCATCGAGGATATAACTGCGTCCAGCGATGAATGTAATCTGGAAGAAAGCTACATACGCGAGGAACAGAAAATTGTCATTCATAGGGCGTTATCCAAAATCAATCCAGATTACAGCAAGGTTCTATATCTGAAATTCTTTGAGGACTTGGACAATGAGCAAATTGCTGTTGTGCTGAAAAAGAATAGGCGTCAAATTGAAAACATGATTTACCAAGCAAAGCAAGCTCTGAAATTTGAACTTGGCAAGGAGGGGTTCCACTATGAAGGACTATGA
- a CDS encoding DUF7768 domain-containing protein: MKKVYICAPLSGDVQDNLEKAKRYSEYALRCGAAPVTPHFYALCLDDSIPEEREMGMAAGLSLLWFCDEVWMFGDQTTDGMRAEIKLAHNLNIKVRIIKEHEIKKVIGDVSA; encoded by the coding sequence ATGAAGAAGGTGTATATCTGCGCGCCCCTTTCGGGGGACGTGCAGGACAATCTAGAAAAAGCAAAACGCTATAGCGAATACGCACTGAGGTGCGGGGCGGCTCCGGTCACCCCGCATTTTTATGCGCTGTGTTTGGATGACAGCATCCCGGAGGAACGTGAGATGGGTATGGCTGCCGGGCTTAGTCTTCTGTGGTTTTGCGATGAGGTTTGGATGTTCGGTGACCAGACTACGGACGGCATGAGGGCAGAAATCAAGCTGGCACACAATCTCAATATCAAAGTTAGGATTATCAAGGAACACGAAATCAAAAAAGTGATAGGAGATGTTTCAGCATGA
- a CDS encoding MFS transporter: protein MFTKLFSRRLWSRDFILIVLVCTIASYTNSTFMTLLPVYVLDLGGTNAMTGMMMTGLTVVGMFTRIIAAPLFDRVGRKKMLVLGAGLYAVNALLFCFTKDLNMLFALRVLQGFTQGVFFPVPHIIAADIPPKICW, encoded by the coding sequence ATGTTTACAAAGCTGTTTTCCCGAAGGCTCTGGAGCCGGGATTTTATATTGATCGTGCTGGTGTGCACCATCGCGTCCTACACCAACAGCACCTTTATGACCCTTTTGCCGGTGTACGTGCTGGACTTGGGGGGTACCAACGCCATGACCGGCATGATGATGACCGGCTTGACGGTGGTGGGTATGTTCACCCGCATCATAGCGGCGCCACTGTTTGACCGGGTGGGACGCAAGAAAATGCTGGTGCTGGGCGCTGGCCTATACGCGGTAAATGCCCTGCTTTTCTGCTTTACAAAAGACTTGAATATGCTTTTTGCGCTGCGGGTGCTCCAGGGCTTTACCCAGGGGGTATTTTTTCCGGTGCCCCACATCATTGCGGCCGACATCCCCCCGAAGATATGCTGGTAG
- a CDS encoding MFS transporter — protein sequence MLLPSLVHLFLYIGNSAVSNFLTPCGLSRGLAQISLYFFVNNIAVIVARLTVGRLIVYLSKKTCILLGVLLSAGGTALIAVARNMPLMLLSAVLMGLGLTAAAQLLQAQVMLTTPSEHRGVASTVFTFMGDIGTGAGAALWGALSAGAGYTVTYLLAGASTLAGGVFHGAYWKRNRG from the coding sequence GTGCTGCTGCCCTCCCTGGTGCACCTGTTTTTGTACATCGGCAACAGCGCGGTCAGCAACTTCCTTACCCCCTGCGGCCTGAGCCGTGGGCTGGCGCAAATCAGCCTGTATTTCTTTGTGAACAACATCGCTGTCATCGTGGCCCGGCTGACCGTAGGCAGGCTGATTGTGTACCTGTCCAAGAAAACCTGTATTCTGCTGGGCGTGCTGCTGTCGGCAGGGGGCACGGCGCTGATTGCCGTGGCCCGCAATATGCCGCTTATGCTGCTGTCAGCGGTGCTCATGGGGCTGGGGCTTACGGCGGCTGCCCAGCTTTTACAGGCCCAAGTAATGCTCACCACCCCCAGCGAGCACCGGGGCGTAGCCAGCACGGTGTTTACCTTTATGGGCGACATTGGCACCGGAGCGGGCGCGGCCCTGTGGGGGGCTCTTTCCGCAGGGGCAGGGTACACAGTTACCTACCTTTTGGCGGGGGCTTCCACTTTGGCAGGAGGTGTGTTCCATGGGGCTTACTGGAAACGAAATAGAGGATAG
- a CDS encoding DUF3852 domain-containing protein — translation MRKRWKKFLLCTVFAVLLVPVLAAPAMATGDVAGAIQSTWTTAQGQIRTVVDNVVFPVIDMILAILFFVKLGTAYFDYKKHGQFEFTAPAILFACLIFMMTAPLYIWTIL, via the coding sequence ATGAGAAAAAGATGGAAAAAGTTTTTGCTTTGCACTGTGTTCGCAGTGCTGCTGGTGCCGGTTCTGGCGGCTCCCGCCATGGCGACCGGCGATGTGGCAGGCGCTATCCAGAGCACCTGGACAACAGCGCAGGGGCAGATCCGCACAGTTGTCGACAATGTGGTGTTCCCTGTAATAGACATGATTTTGGCGATTTTATTCTTCGTCAAACTGGGGACCGCTTATTTCGACTACAAGAAGCATGGACAGTTTGAGTTCACGGCTCCGGCGATCCTGTTCGCCTGCCTTATCTTCATGATGACAGCCCCACTCTATATCTGGACGATTCTGTAA
- a CDS encoding DUF362 domain-containing protein, which yields MLPNRNEGTNPVLLKALLTSLVKDAGVAPGDITVYDVSRLFPDYMVELCTQGELNGVNFVGRNNGVADESAPIVWSHDFSGRVNYLPTCVMEARYVINLANLKGHSYGITLCGKNHFGSFINGNALRPPEGANLHQWLTRDEMGIYSPLVDLMANADLGGKTVLYMLDALICAPSEGASITKENSTWQQAPFNGGFTASVFVSQDPVAIDSVGADFLSSEPTVTNYNRAAASVNNENYLHEAGLVNSAPSGTAYTDSRGHTVTNLGVHEHWNNSAEKKYSRNLGKDEGIELVRAG from the coding sequence ATACTCCCTAACAGGAATGAAGGGACAAACCCGGTGCTGCTCAAGGCTCTGCTGACCTCGCTGGTGAAAGACGCGGGCGTGGCCCCAGGGGACATCACGGTGTACGATGTGTCCAGACTGTTTCCAGACTATATGGTGGAGCTATGCACCCAAGGGGAGTTAAACGGCGTGAACTTTGTGGGCCGGAACAATGGCGTGGCCGACGAGAGCGCGCCTATTGTCTGGTCGCACGATTTCAGCGGGCGGGTGAACTATCTGCCCACCTGCGTGATGGAGGCCAGGTATGTGATAAACCTTGCAAATCTGAAGGGACATAGCTATGGCATCACGCTGTGCGGCAAGAACCACTTCGGCAGCTTCATCAACGGCAACGCCCTGCGCCCGCCGGAGGGGGCCAACCTTCACCAGTGGCTCACCCGGGACGAGATGGGTATCTACAGCCCACTTGTTGACCTGATGGCAAACGCCGACCTTGGCGGCAAGACAGTCCTGTATATGCTGGACGCGCTGATCTGCGCCCCCAGCGAGGGGGCCTCCATCACAAAGGAGAACTCCACTTGGCAGCAGGCTCCCTTTAATGGCGGCTTTACCGCCAGCGTGTTTGTCAGCCAGGACCCGGTTGCGATTGACAGCGTGGGCGCGGATTTTCTCAGCAGTGAGCCGACGGTCACAAACTATAACCGGGCCGCCGCCAGCGTGAATAACGAGAATTACCTGCACGAGGCGGGATTGGTGAACAGCGCGCCCTCCGGCACGGCCTATACGGACAGCCGGGGGCATACCGTCACGAACCTGGGTGTGCATGAGCATTGGAACAACAGTGCTGAGAAGAAATATAGCCGCAACCTGGGGAAAGATGAGGGCATCGAGCTGGTTCGGGCAGGTTAG
- a CDS encoding LytR/AlgR family response regulator transcription factor — MMRIAICDDEAPTRTYLASLIRAQDRPCEVVEYASAGDCLADHRGIDLLFLDIELNAAGPDGMALARQIREQSAVTQPVIIFVTGYERYVFDAFDVGAFQYLLKPVNEEKFAQVFARAVEQIEAGRVQPQLSHALTLQSAGTSRTVPLDCIYYIESSNHKVVLHLKDGEFSCYAKIRDLEAELGDQFFRVHKGYLVNLAYVEGYSKTELTLTNGEKLLISKYKYQDFVKAYLRFVKRGAGL, encoded by the coding sequence ATGATGAGAATCGCAATTTGTGATGATGAAGCCCCAACCCGCACCTACCTCGCGTCCCTGATTCGGGCGCAGGACCGCCCCTGCGAGGTTGTGGAGTACGCTTCCGCCGGGGACTGTCTCGCAGACCACCGGGGAATTGACCTGCTCTTTCTGGACATTGAGCTGAACGCCGCCGGCCCGGACGGTATGGCGCTGGCCCGCCAGATCAGGGAACAGTCAGCCGTGACACAGCCGGTCATTATCTTCGTGACCGGCTATGAGCGGTATGTGTTCGATGCCTTTGACGTGGGTGCGTTCCAATATCTGCTGAAGCCAGTGAACGAGGAAAAGTTTGCCCAGGTCTTTGCCCGCGCCGTGGAACAGATCGAGGCGGGCCGTGTTCAGCCGCAGCTTTCCCATGCGCTCACGCTTCAATCTGCTGGCACCAGCCGAACCGTACCGCTGGACTGCATTTATTACATCGAAAGCAGCAATCACAAGGTTGTGCTGCATCTGAAAGACGGGGAATTTTCCTGCTACGCAAAAATCCGGGATTTGGAGGCGGAGTTAGGCGATCAGTTCTTCCGTGTCCACAAGGGCTATCTTGTCAATCTCGCCTATGTGGAGGGGTACAGCAAGACGGAGCTGACGCTGACCAACGGGGAAAAGCTGCTGATCTCCAAATACAAGTACCAGGACTTCGTGAAAGCCTACCTCCGCTTTGTGAAAAGGGGGGCTGGCCTATGA
- the mobL gene encoding relaxase MobL has product MLAEIVSQINAGGYSDPHLEELLVQLARRLSRTKGKKVYGYLKADVKAIIDSIVDEIAKDNRISSLYDLWYKQRENVLRTYNSSLPERIPLSQNKEFKAIKNAIVQAAMDLMLDSQQNQDVAEDDVEITHGRSLSVAGTGIGMNALRLLQQTSQILQNEVRPVYQDRRVDRKLRRKINEKKQAQGLRQ; this is encoded by the coding sequence GTGCTTGCTGAAATTGTCTCGCAGATAAATGCTGGCGGATATTCTGATCCGCACTTAGAGGAACTGCTGGTGCAGCTTGCCCGGCGGCTGTCTCGCACCAAGGGCAAAAAAGTGTATGGGTATCTCAAGGCAGATGTGAAAGCAATCATTGACTCTATTGTCGATGAGATTGCAAAGGACAATCGTATTTCTTCGCTTTACGATTTATGGTACAAACAACGTGAAAATGTGCTGCGCACCTACAACAGCAGCCTGCCGGAGAGAATTCCGCTGTCACAGAATAAGGAGTTCAAAGCGATTAAGAACGCCATCGTCCAGGCGGCTATGGATTTGATGTTGGATAGCCAGCAGAACCAAGATGTGGCTGAAGATGATGTTGAGATCACACATGGGCGCTCACTCTCGGTTGCTGGTACTGGTATTGGAATGAACGCCCTGCGCCTGCTCCAGCAGACAAGCCAAATACTACAAAATGAAGTTCGGCCTGTCTATCAGGACAGAAGAGTCGACCGCAAGCTGCGCCGGAAGATCAACGAGAAGAAGCAGGCGCAGGGTTTGCGGCAATAA